A window of Nitrospiria bacterium genomic DNA:
GCCGGAGAGGACGAGGCTCGAGGCCCAAACGCTGTTGCCGAAGGCCAGCCCTGCCTGGTGAAACCAGAGCATTTCGAAGATAAGCGCGGACGCGCCTGAGATGAAGAAAATCGTGCAAAGCAGGGCGGTCATCTGGCCAAGAGTCGGTTACATTTTTTAACGCAAAAAAACAACCGAACACGGGGACGACCCGAACAAGGGGATGGGTTTCCGGGCGGGCGTTTCAAGAGGGTTCCGACGAAGAGCGGGAAGCGCCGGCCAAGGCCAGCAGGTCGTCCACCGTGAACAGGTGTTCCAGGGGATGACCGGCGGCCGCGATCTTTTCCCGGCCGCCTTCCTGTCGGTCCACGAGGGCGATGACCTTCAGGATCTTGCAGCCGTGCGCCTTCAGCCGTTCGATCGCCTTCAGCGTCGATCCGCCGGTGGTCACGACATCCTCCACGACCACCACCTCGGCGCCCTCCGGCAGGTTTCCTTCGATCCAGGCCCGGCTTCCGTGCCCCTTCGGCTCCTTCCGGATGATGAAGGCCGGAATGGGCTGTCCTTCGAGGTAGCTGGTCACGGCGACGGCCAGAGCGATGGGATCGGCCCCCAACGTCAGGCCGCCGACGCCTTGAGGGTGCAGAGACTTGATCCGCTCGAAGACCAGTCGGCCGATGAGCGCCGCGCCTTTCGGATCGAGCGTCACCTTTTTGCAGTCGACGTAGTAGCGGCTCATCTGTCCGGACGTGAGCTTGAAGACCGGTTGATCGCTGCAGCGGAACGATTGGCGGAAGAGAAGATCGAGCAGTTGATCCCGGCCGGAAGACGCGGCCGGCGCGCCTGATTTTTTTCGGGAGGGCATCGCGATCCTTTGTTTGCGGATTGTAAAAAATTCGGAGTTAGTATACCATAAGATTCGAACGTGTCAACGAGCATTGATAAGACCCCGCCGCGGTTTGCGGACCGGACGCGTTTGAGAACGACGGGTTTGAGATGAACTATTTAAAAGCCATCGGGTTTGTGGTGGGATTTCTTCTGATCCTGACCATTCTGTTTTATGTCGTTGGCATTTACAATATCGAATAGGGAAATCGGACAAGCTCATGACGGCTAAAACGGCGCACCGTCGCGTCACGGCGGGCCTTGTCCTCGTCGCCGGCTTGATGGGTTCTCCATGGACGCCGGTGATCGAAAGCCGGGCCGCCGATCCGATCGACCGCGCGGCGGGTCCCGTCCGCCTTGGAATGACGGTCGCGGAGTTCCAAAAAGCGGTGAAGGGCGGCGAGCAGACGGGCGAAAACCCGGGCCTGATCGAGGACGAACGGTCGTTCGAGGTCTTGCGGGAATCCCTGCCCCGGGAGATTCGGGTCATGGGCTGCCGGTTTCTTCACGGTCGGCTGTATCGCGTTACGGTCGAATACCGCGAAGGTTTTTTCGACGAGGCCCGTTGGGACAATCTGGTCAAGAAGGACATGGAACGATACGGGAAGGTGCCGGTCCAATCGAAGTCGCTCGGCGAGCATCCGTTTGAGTTTGTCCAGTGGGACGATCCGCAAACGCGTCTCGTCCTTCAACGGGAGCTTCGGATGCGGTTCGAGTCGAAGCAATTGGTGAAGCAATACAATGTCGTGATGATTCTGTTGGACCAAGCCCTTTGGAACGAGCGCCAGGAGGCCGAGGGGTCGCTGTTTTAAGCGCCGGAACGAGGTCGGGCATGGATGACGAAACGACGATCGGGTCGATCAACCTTTCGAACAATCTTTCCCGGCGGCGGATGGATTGGATCAATTACCATCTGGCCTGTCTCGTGGTCGTGGCCGGTCCGGTCATCGGCGAAAAATTTCCGCTGTCCAAGGAACAGATGGTGATTGGGAGGCAGCAGGATGCGGAAATCCCGATCGACGACCCCATGGTCTCGCGCAAGCATGCCGAGGTTGTGCGCGAATCCGGCGACCGGGTCGTCCTCCGCGACCTGGACAGCAAGAACGGGACGTTTTGCAACGATGCGAAGGTAGGGGAGAAGGAACTCTCGGAGGGCGATCTCATCCGGGTCGGGAACTCGATTTTGAGATACGTGGGGCCCAACAGCCTTGATCATCTGTACCAGGACGAACTTTCCGAACGGGCCCTTCGGGACGGACTGACGGGGTTCTTTAACAAGCCGACCTTTCGCCTTTACCTTGAGCGCAACCTCGAACGATGTAAAAACCTCCACGCGCCTCTATCCATCGGACTGATCGATTTTGACGGGTTTAAGAAGGTCGGCGAGGGCGAGAGGCATCCGGCCGGCGACCGTGTTCTGAAAGAATTTGCGGACCGGGTCAAGAGCGCGATCCGTCCGACGGATCTGCTGGCGCGGTACGGCGGCGACGAATTCGGTCTCATCCTTCCCCTCACCCACCTGATGGGGGGCCGGCTTGTCGGTGAGCGGCTTCGGACCCGCGTCGCGGATCAGGCGTTCGAGGTGGACGGGCAGGCGTTCTCGATGACGATCAGCGTCGGGATCGCCGAACGCTCGGGCGGCGCGGAGGACGCCGACGCGCTGGTCGCCCGGGCCGACGCGGCGCTCCGCGAGGCGAAACGGATGGGCGGGAATATCACCTACTGTTTTATGGAGCCGAAGAAGTAGGGGAAATCTCCGATGGGCGCCGGTGTCG
This region includes:
- the pyrE gene encoding orotate phosphoribosyltransferase — encoded protein: MPSRKKSGAPAASSGRDQLLDLLFRQSFRCSDQPVFKLTSGQMSRYYVDCKKVTLDPKGAALIGRLVFERIKSLHPQGVGGLTLGADPIALAVAVTSYLEGQPIPAFIIRKEPKGHGSRAWIEGNLPEGAEVVVVEDVVTTGGSTLKAIERLKAHGCKILKVIALVDRQEGGREKIAAAGHPLEHLFTVDDLLALAGASRSSSEPS
- a CDS encoding GGDEF domain-containing protein, with protein sequence MDDETTIGSINLSNNLSRRRMDWINYHLACLVVVAGPVIGEKFPLSKEQMVIGRQQDAEIPIDDPMVSRKHAEVVRESGDRVVLRDLDSKNGTFCNDAKVGEKELSEGDLIRVGNSILRYVGPNSLDHLYQDELSERALRDGLTGFFNKPTFRLYLERNLERCKNLHAPLSIGLIDFDGFKKVGEGERHPAGDRVLKEFADRVKSAIRPTDLLARYGGDEFGLILPLTHLMGGRLVGERLRTRVADQAFEVDGQAFSMTISVGIAERSGGAEDADALVARADAALREAKRMGGNITYCFMEPKK